Proteins from a genomic interval of Candidatus Babeliales bacterium:
- a CDS encoding peptidyl-prolyl cis-trans isomerase produces MNNKIHKNMLVGGVVATLSFLPGCIDMFKGDQAPTETRSSQEGRTPMTGEVLVTMKGMPAITTDSLQLEKEKLLKANPQIRQALAFMDSKEVDRNILEGLINQKIVDEYIVANNINQTAAYQAELKDLCDSMERMLNSKFFSERKAVSVPESEVRSFYEANKDKIQGLTISQGGVAATGIEFADAATARTFATRAKTAPGGFKKVAQDDGLTAKIRDFKLVNNQSIGIDEQLRDKIAAIRTAPSVEVFDVNGMFWVVNATAKEEPKYIPYEQIKDRLKEQLEQNKRVEVFGKEIDALKKEYSVEVNEDFFKSPEMPQEQAGLQTGGVATAPDKKEAVEKRLA; encoded by the coding sequence ATGAATAATAAAATTCATAAAAATATGTTGGTTGGTGGTGTTGTTGCAACACTTTCTTTTTTACCGGGATGTATTGACATGTTCAAGGGTGATCAAGCCCCAACAGAAACCAGAAGCTCACAAGAAGGTAGAACGCCGATGACTGGTGAGGTTTTGGTAACGATGAAAGGAATGCCTGCAATTACTACCGATAGCTTACAACTAGAAAAAGAAAAACTTTTAAAAGCAAATCCTCAAATTAGACAAGCTTTAGCATTTATGGATTCTAAAGAAGTTGATCGTAATATTTTGGAAGGATTAATTAATCAGAAAATTGTTGATGAATATATTGTTGCCAACAACATTAATCAAACAGCGGCATATCAAGCTGAACTGAAAGATTTATGTGATTCAATGGAGCGTATGCTTAATTCAAAATTCTTCAGTGAGCGAAAAGCTGTTTCGGTACCTGAATCTGAAGTAAGATCTTTCTACGAAGCAAATAAAGACAAAATACAAGGTTTAACCATATCACAAGGTGGCGTTGCAGCGACTGGTATTGAATTTGCAGATGCAGCAACAGCACGCACGTTTGCTACACGAGCAAAAACCGCACCAGGTGGATTTAAGAAGGTAGCTCAAGATGATGGTCTTACTGCAAAAATTAGAGACTTTAAATTGGTAAACAATCAAAGCATTGGCATTGACGAACAATTGCGCGATAAGATTGCAGCGATTAGAACAGCTCCATCAGTTGAGGTGTTTGATGTGAATGGAATGTTCTGGGTTGTGAATGCTACCGCAAAAGAAGAACCAAAATACATTCCGTATGAACAAATTAAAGATAGATTAAAAGAACAACTCGAACAAAATAAACGAGTTGAAGTTTTTGGTAAAGAGATTGATGCATTGAAAAAAGAATATTCTGTTGAAGTGAATGAGGACTTTTTCAAATCTCCAGAAATGCCACAAGAACAAGCTGGGTTGCAAACTGGTGGAGTTGCAACTGCTCCAGATAAAAAAGAAGCGGTAGAAAAACGACTTGCGTAA